The following coding sequences are from one Pararge aegeria chromosome 13, ilParAegt1.1, whole genome shotgun sequence window:
- the LOC120628774 gene encoding uncharacterized protein LOC120628774 produces MFSSLFGKRRSSPVEDDTPPIPGPKADDGFVIVDPNPPRGGLYPSFSGNQFPPRPAPAPPVARRTKTDQTFHYLQGVPFSLSKDIQMSTNKDAFAAEIGDLLAFLTSKLNMSSYKYDFSVERSVLKEC; encoded by the coding sequence ATGTTCTCATCATTGTTTGGTAAACGTAGATCATCTCCAGTGGAAGATGATACGCCCCCAATACCTGGACCGAAAGCCGACGATGGATTCGTAATTGTGGATCCTAATCCTCCCAGGGGAGGATTATATCCGAGCTTTAGTGGAAACCAGTTTCCTCCCCGCCCCGCCCCTGCGCCTCCAGTTGCTAGGAGGACTAAGACAGACCAAACTTTCCATTATTTACAAGGTGTGCCGTTTTCATTGTCAAAAGATATACAAATGTCTACGAACAAAGACGCGTTCGCTGCAGAGATCGGCGACCTTCTGGCCTTCCTCACAAGCAAACTGAACATGAGCAGCTATAAATATGACTTCTCAGTGGAAAGGAGTGTTCTCAAAGAGTGTTGA